In Holophagales bacterium, one DNA window encodes the following:
- a CDS encoding protein kinase, whose product MPPLAPGTRLAGRYRLGEVLGVGGYGVVYRAVDGESGEEVAVKALRAERLSDSIRQRLRREALLLDGLEHPHLVKVFAAGEADGVAYLTMELVEGETLRERLLRGPLPLAEAVRIARELLSGLAALHARGIVHRDVKPGNVLLDGAGRAKLADFGLVRRFEAEATWATSSLAVIGTAEYLSPEQALGAELDGRSDLYALGVLLFEMLSGRPVNEPRSTFALVLAHLDQPAPDVRELRADVPLWLAGVVERLLEKNRERRYGSAREALSDLERQRTPRDVRRRRLVRSGLVALGVAALAGALAAGWGFARSRAGFDHVASDATGAAVALDRAGRVLWRKEGDWRGRSFVALQLPGGRRAVASILAPAAVIDPTARHRLSLLDAQSGAEIDRVELPDVAPRAFAGLSNRYLWTLHPFDIDGDGIDEVYVAYCHESLPPSYVVAYDPARRRSQTLFVAAGHHRPGAAVDVDGDGRRELLLLGTASRIGWSTALAAVRVPGNGGADSTAGPDDSPPTTPDVEPVGGRGPLWYALLPPGTPRGGNAPLEIDEAQRRLRVVYGDGRVVEVGFDGFLADASKPQMPAAGRAAARARAYAAMRQADRQLSAGRPAEAEALARETSARATEAGDRPLAEWGERIRVRALVAAGARLEADRLASSLAVRSAAGLAVAMEAAQAFHLAGDLDRALVWYERGLADSDRRAVARRCGGYLEGTVLVLAELGRWNEIPQACRRAEEVDPAAMGELGRTYEAWARWRAGQPPAETRLPAAAADAPELVRLLRFELAAASGEAPEKLLAAVERERASATETSFLLLSLRSELLARLGRSGEALADARAALAEARRRAPQEIHARAFLADLGERARRLEHLLRSPRG is encoded by the coding sequence GTGCCGCCGCTTGCGCCGGGGACGCGGCTCGCCGGGCGCTACCGGCTCGGCGAAGTGCTCGGCGTCGGCGGCTACGGCGTCGTCTACCGCGCCGTCGACGGCGAAAGCGGCGAGGAGGTGGCGGTCAAGGCGCTGCGTGCCGAGCGGCTCTCCGACAGCATCCGCCAGCGACTCCGCCGCGAGGCGTTGCTGCTCGACGGGCTCGAGCACCCGCACCTGGTCAAGGTCTTCGCCGCCGGCGAAGCCGACGGCGTCGCCTATCTGACGATGGAGCTCGTCGAAGGCGAGACGCTGCGCGAGCGGCTGCTCCGCGGGCCGCTGCCGCTCGCCGAGGCGGTGCGCATCGCCCGCGAGCTGTTGTCGGGGCTCGCCGCGTTGCACGCGCGCGGGATCGTCCACCGGGACGTCAAACCGGGCAACGTGCTGCTCGACGGGGCGGGGAGAGCGAAGCTCGCCGATTTCGGCCTGGTGCGGCGCTTCGAGGCGGAGGCCACCTGGGCGACGTCGTCGCTGGCGGTGATCGGCACGGCCGAGTACCTCTCGCCGGAGCAGGCGTTGGGCGCGGAGCTCGACGGGCGAAGCGATCTCTACGCGCTCGGCGTGCTGCTCTTCGAGATGCTGTCCGGTCGCCCGGTGAACGAACCGCGCTCGACGTTCGCCCTCGTCCTCGCGCACCTCGACCAGCCGGCGCCCGATGTGCGCGAGCTGCGTGCCGACGTTCCTCTCTGGCTCGCCGGGGTGGTGGAGCGCCTGCTCGAGAAGAACCGCGAGCGGCGCTATGGCTCCGCTCGCGAGGCGCTGTCCGATCTCGAGCGGCAGCGGACGCCACGCGACGTGCGGCGGCGCCGTCTGGTGCGCTCGGGGCTGGTCGCGTTGGGGGTTGCCGCTCTCGCCGGGGCGCTCGCCGCCGGCTGGGGATTCGCCCGTTCGCGGGCCGGCTTCGACCATGTCGCCAGCGACGCGACGGGCGCCGCCGTGGCGCTCGACCGTGCCGGGCGCGTCCTGTGGCGAAAGGAGGGGGACTGGCGCGGCCGGAGCTTCGTCGCCCTGCAGCTGCCCGGAGGGCGCCGAGCGGTCGCGTCGATCCTCGCTCCGGCGGCCGTGATCGATCCGACAGCCCGTCATCGTCTTTCCCTGCTCGACGCGCAGAGCGGCGCGGAGATCGACCGCGTCGAGCTGCCCGACGTCGCCCCGCGTGCCTTCGCTGGGCTATCCAACCGCTACCTCTGGACGCTCCATCCCTTCGACATCGACGGCGACGGAATCGACGAGGTCTACGTCGCCTACTGCCACGAATCGCTCCCGCCAAGCTACGTCGTGGCCTACGATCCGGCCCGGCGGCGGTCGCAGACCCTCTTCGTGGCAGCGGGCCATCATCGCCCTGGCGCGGCGGTGGACGTCGACGGCGACGGTCGGCGGGAGTTGCTCCTGCTCGGCACGGCGAGCCGCATCGGCTGGTCCACCGCGCTCGCTGCCGTTCGGGTGCCGGGGAATGGCGGAGCCGACTCGACGGCTGGACCGGACGATTCGCCCCCGACGACCCCGGACGTGGAGCCGGTCGGCGGGAGGGGGCCACTCTGGTATGCACTGCTGCCTCCCGGGACGCCGCGCGGAGGCAACGCGCCGCTCGAGATCGACGAGGCGCAACGCCGACTCCGCGTGGTGTACGGCGACGGTCGCGTCGTGGAGGTCGGCTTCGACGGCTTCCTCGCCGACGCCTCGAAGCCGCAAATGCCCGCGGCCGGTCGCGCCGCGGCGCGTGCGCGAGCCTACGCGGCGATGCGGCAGGCCGATCGCCAACTGTCGGCCGGGAGGCCGGCAGAAGCCGAAGCGCTGGCGCGCGAGACGAGCGCGCGGGCGACGGAGGCGGGCGACCGTCCGCTCGCCGAATGGGGCGAACGAATCCGCGTGCGCGCCCTGGTAGCGGCGGGAGCGCGCCTCGAGGCCGACCGCCTCGCCTCCTCTCTCGCCGTGCGTTCGGCTGCCGGCCTGGCCGTCGCCATGGAGGCGGCGCAGGCCTTCCACCTGGCGGGTGACCTCGACCGGGCGCTCGTCTGGTACGAGCGAGGGCTCGCCGACTCCGATCGCCGGGCGGTGGCCCGCCGGTGCGGCGGGTACCTCGAGGGAACCGTCCTGGTGTTGGCCGAGCTCGGGCGCTGGAACGAGATTCCGCAAGCCTGTCGGCGGGCCGAAGAGGTCGACCCCGCCGCGATGGGCGAGCTCGGGAGGACCTACGAGGCCTGGGCGCGCTGGCGAGCCGGCCAGCCGCCAGCCGAGACCCGACTTCCCGCCGCGGCGGCCGATGCGCCAGAGCTTGTCCGCCTGCTTCGCTTCGAGCTCGCGGCCGCGAGTGGCGAGGCTCCCGAGAAGCTGCTCGCCGCGGTCGAACGGGAGCGCGCGTCGGCGACCGAGACCTCCTTCCTTCTTCTGTCGTTGCGCAGCGAGCTCCTGGCGCGGCTCGGGCGATCCGGCGAGGCGTTGGCCGACGCCCGCGCGGCTCTCGCCGAGGCCAGGCGGCGAGCGCCACAGGAGATCCATGCCCGAGCCTTCCTCGCCGACCTCGGCGAGCGGGCCCGGCGCCTCGAACATCTCTTGCGGAGTCCGCGCGGTTGA